The genomic window TTCAGTCTTCTAGGACTCGGTTCACTCTTCTATGAAATAAGAAGcctggactaaataatctctgaggttctttcaagCTGTAAATATGTTGAGTTAAAAAGATTTTGTGAATGTGGCCATCATGGAAAAAATGGACATCTCTCAAGAAAATCACAGGGTAGAGTTTTTTGGGATAGTAAGGACCAAGAATTGAGTCCAGTGACTTTTGAAGTTTGATATTGGCTGCCTAATAGAATTTGACTTGTTGGCTGATGTTGACTTCTGCCATGAGGTACCTACTCACTGGAAGCCTCCTGGATTTGGATAAACCATATATGTCCACCATGTATGAGAGCAAAGTTTTCCTGTTCTTATTAGCAATTGTAATGgaaaagtcataggatcataaaatcatagatttagtacTGGGGGCTCTAGAAGTCGTTGAATCTGccatactcattttacagatgaagaaatggaggcgcAAAAATGTTGTATGACTTGCATTCATTTAAAGTTGtctcttccttctattttcaATACAAACCTTTTGGGAAGTAAGGCTTCATCAGCTTTGTAGAAGCCAAGCAACGTACAATAGGAGTTTTGGATATGATTGGCAAAAGTGGGAAGCAAACATAAAGTGAGTGTCAGAACGAATTGAGTAtgggattagattatttctaaACTCATTAATTCTTTcagcaagcaattattaaacCCATATTAGGTGTCAATcaatatgctaggcactgaagatacaaagaaaaaacttaaACCATCCTTTCAATCAATGGTGGAACTGGGGTGGTGGAAAGATAACATGTTCACAAATAAGTAAATCCAAAATGTGGGCGAAGTTATTTTCAGCAGTGAAGGACATGAACAACTGAGGGTATCAGGATAGGCCTTGTGTAAGAAGTAGCATTTGAGCTAAGCCTTGGGAGAAATTTCAAATTCTACAAGACAGATTAGTAAAGAATGTATTTCAAGAATGTgagacagcctatgcaaaggcaaagagacaaGAAATGatccctttccaactctaaaattcagtGGGCTTATGAATTATGTGTATAAGAGACAAGATATGTATATGTGGTTGAATTACTgcacaaataaaaagaatttgtcagATCACTTTATATTCAATTTACAGGTGTGAACATGATAAAGGAAAGACTATTCTGATCCACAAATGTTTCAGGGCTTATTTTATTTCTAGTCAGTAGGATAAATGACAGCTGTCATACCTTGAAAATTAAgacaccaccaaaaaaaaaagatcactgacTGGTTCTCTCGCAAATATAGGCTATAGCTGAGGCACCCCCCACCAAAGGTCCTGAAATCTTCCATCATTATTTTCCTCTCTATTCTCATCTTTATCACCTGAATCTGAGCTCAACAATGACTGAGTCTAAAAATGTAACGGTGCCTGCACTGGTGTATCTCTTGACAGGGATATAGGGGACCATGGTGCACTTGCTTACACTACACTTCTTGATAGGACTTTGGGAATAGATGAGTATTTGTTTTGCTTCCATCATGACTCAGCTCATGGTGAGTTTAATTCACCAGATGCTGTCTTCCCTAGGATTGCTGAAGCCCCTCTGGCACTGCTACGTCCCACAAAGGACAGAGGAGAAGAGGGCAGATGCCCGGCCCAGAGAGGTAGAGCCTTTTCTGGAGTGCATTATTGCTCTGGTTGAGGGTTGTGCACAGCCCGGCAGGCTAAAAGACCAAGGCACAGATGCACTGTGACTTGTTCTATGAGAAAAGAGCACCCTAAGtgataaaaatcacagaatcatttgaactcctgaaaaaaaaagtattgtggcattcaaagccttctaCATTCCAATACCATGCTACTTTCCTAATCTTTTCTAAAACAGTTCCCTCTTATTCCAGCCAAATCAGACCACTCATTATTCCATGTTTTGGATTTACCTTGTGGTTTGGTAGAGATTTCCATGCCTATAGAAATTCTGCCCCACTTCACTTCCCTCCTACTCCATTTCTACCCATTGACCTTCTTTGCCTTATTCCCACCtacatccccacccccaacctccccCTTAGAATTTAGCCCTCTTCAATCCCTTGGTGTTCTAGAATCCCTCAATCTACTGTGATGTATCTACATTtaatcattttcttgttttatagTCATTCGCTTATATGGTTCAATTTAGTACCAGATTAAAACTGTTTTAATCTCAGGTTCTACAACAAAATGTtgtacacaaaaggaaaaaaatgcactccaaaaaggtgtgtgtgtgtgtgtgtgtgtgtgtgtgtgtgtgtgtgtgaattcacAGCACAGGAGGGTGGGGTTGAGCAAGTTAGCATCAGCACTCTTCAAAGCAGTCTGATTGCAGAAGTCGTCCTCTCTGCAGCCAGCATCTTTGGTCCTTCTAGGTTGGGTACACGGCCACAGAAAGGAGGGAGGACCCTTGCCCTCTGGGAGAGCCAAGGCTATACGATACATCAAACACACAAAGAAGTCTAAGCATTAGCAGCGCAGGAGTCCTCCTCAGACAGACAAGGAGGAGGCGCGGAGGACCAGTCTGACTGAAGCAAGTCTTAGCACCAAACCCACTCTTCGGCTGCGCTGCTGCGGACAAAGCGTGTGGCGAAGAGCCCCTGGGGCTTCACAAACAGTTCCCCTCCGACCCTTGCACATTCCGCCGCCGCAATGCTTCCTTAACAAAAGCACAGTGAGCAGCAGCAAAGCAAAGCATCCTCATCCCAGGGGCCGCCATCAGGGGTAGCCCAGGCAGGGGACGTGGGTCCTCTCCAGCTCCTGAGGCTGGAGGGAGCAGCCAAGTGCGCAGCCTCATAtttggggcaggggcaggggcaggggcaggggcaggggcaggggcagtcGGACACCAGAACCGGCGTGAGAGCGAGGCGGGGGCTAAGGATGAAGTAGTGGAACCAGGCTTTGGTCCTACCTAGGGGCGGGCAGGCGGGATGTGGGCTACAGGAGATGGGGCCGTAAAAGTGATGGAACCAGCCCACAAGATCCCCCACAAACCTAGGAatctccctaccccaccccactccactccCGGCAAGACTAAGTTCTCCTCCTACACCCCGCGTTCCGCAGCGGGCAGTTGGTGGGAATGGCTGGCCGCTTCTGGAGGGCTCTTGGACTTCGGGTGTTAAGCTATTTCCAGCTGGGTCTCAGGAGAGTTGAGTCGGTGGGGGTGGTAGTCTTAAGGGTTTTCATTACAGCCTTGTGAAATGGTGCAAGGATTActttcccatttcacagagggaaactgaggttacaAGGTTTAAACTAATTTGACCAGGTCCCGGGTCTTTTCCGACCAAGTCAGTAAACTAGCATTTAATCactgcctactatgtaccaggcactgtggtaagtgcaaaggttacaaagaaaggcaaaaatcagacAGTCCCGGatgataacatgcaaataattacaaacaaaacatatacaggataaactgggggTAGTCTGGGGGAAAACAGTACAACTGAGGATGTGAATCTTTACTGTAGAGCAGAAgtcaatttcaattcaataaacatccaAATGTCTCTTGTGGCAAGAGACTGTGCTATGTGCAGGGTTACAAAGGCAAAACAAaggtttctgctctcaaggagttttgaTACCAAGCAGGGGAGAGAGACGAAGGAAATATTTACACAGAAAAGttcatataaaatgttttgagGCAGGCGCGATTGCTTAACAGTTAGGGGTATCAGGAAAGGTTGTCCCAAAGAGGTGGCACCTGAGTTCAGGTTTAGGAGGAAATTAGAGAATAAAGCTGAAGAGAGGGTGGAATGCATTCCAAGTCATTCAGGGGGAGGGGATGCTATGCATCGAGTGTACTTGTGAGTTGAAGTGGAGTAGCAGAACGTCCGTCCCTTTGTTTTTACTGGCCTCTGCCCTTATGTGTGCAGGTTGCTCCTTCCACCCCAACGTATaggactgttttttctttcaaaccAGCTGTGGGAAAGTAATGGGAAGGAGATCAAAGAACCAAGGTGTCATCTCTTCATACCAGGCCAGTTCCTCCCAGTCTCCTCCAGCCAAAGCTTCTGACAAGTTTATCTCTGTTCTAGGGAGTTATAAAATTGAATTGACTGAATCTTTAGTTCACACCAAAATCTTAGGCAGGAAATGCCCAAGATGGATGGATAACAATGAATGAACAAAACtaattataaaaattagaatttataaatattattttatccttaaaacaaccctgggaggtagatgctattatttccattttacaaggtgagaaaactgaagcagacataattcccaaggtcatataggtccAAGGTTTGATTggaactaaagtcttcctgactacagctccagcactctatccactgccctgcCTAGCTGTCTCTaaaaagcatttactgatcacttccTATGACCAAagtactgttctaagcactggagatacaaagagataaGCAAGTCAGCCCCTTCTCTCAAGAAACTgacattttaattatatatgtgtgtgtgcatatatatatatatacatataagacatatatgtacacatatgcacaactatatatatgtatatgtgtgtatatatatgtataaccatTTTTAGCTGAAAGTCAGTTGATAAGGCCCAGTGGTCCTAATGTATCTGCTttgatgtcattttctttgattaaaAACCATGTATGTTAGTTATGTCAATTGATTTCATAGTATCAATATTTTTATAGTAAGAAGAACATTCTTTTCGCATTTTCAGCAGTTGTGGATGCTGAGGAGGTATGAGTTTTAGCATCTTCAAAGGCAGCAGCTAGACATCATCTACATAAAGGTTACTTCCCTGGTTGATTGGTTGGGGCTGAGTAAGAATGTGACCTGGCGGACTGATGGGCATATCTGTTCCTTAAGATTCTTGAGACAAAGGTCCTGGGCCATCACCATTGAGTTCCAAGGGAAAATGGTGGTGAAGGGGATGGTAGTAGAAGTGGTGGTTTGGCCCACCTGGCACCAATCCTACTTTCTGTCTCAAGGTACCCTCAGGGCCCCTTGCTGAAAAAGATCCATAGTTCAACAGTTAACCATATTTATTATACttaaaagacaaaaagtaaacagaaacaaGTTCCTAAGAAATAGAGATTCAGAGAATAAGCACACATCTCCCAGGAAGAAAGAGAGTAAGGTTTCTGGCCTCAACAGTCCTAACAGGTCTAATATCCAGCACTGTCCCTGTACTATTCATGCACAACTCTTATATACAGCTTCTATCTTGTAGTCAAGTGTTCAAGATCTCATGGCTGGCACTCTTACATCACAGTTTTCCAGGGCACTCCTCTCAGTACCCAGTGTATTTGCCAGAGTTAGCAGCAGCCTCTCTCTTTCTGCACTGGTACTCCTTTGTCTACTCTCAAAGAAGCAGCAAACTCTTCCCCCCTACCCCTCAGTAAACTGTCTCTACTTAAACTTCTTTTGTCCTTTCCCTGTCTCAGAAAGGTAGGAACTAGCTTTGTGGGCAAAAGGATGGCCAAGCCTAGGCAAAGTCAAGGCCACTCCACAGGGAtcaaggagggaagaaattgCTTGAAGTAGGAGACATTCCTTCCTGGGTTCCTAATCTCCTTAACACCATCAAGTCAGTGCTATACCAGCATGTGGGAAAGCTTCTTGGAAGGCATAGAAACTAAAAATGGAATGCCATGGTCAGGAAACAACAAGTTTGCCAATTTGAGTAGAAcatggaaaataatgaaaaatcagCCTGGAAAGGTCAACCAGACAAATGAAACAAAGACTAATAATCAGagactaataattagagaaattaaaatgaaagcaactgTGAGGTTCTACCTTATAGTCATTAGATTGactaagatgacaaaacaggaaaatgagatGTTGAAGGGGCTATGAGAAAAGAAACACATTGATGCCTTGTTGTTGACTCTGTGAATTATTCtggtcattctggaaagtaatttggtgCTATGCCATAAAAGTCATTAAATTTTGTATACCCTTGGGTCCAGTGATAACAACTACTAGGCCTATTCCCCCAAGGAGAttggagaaagatgaaaaggacccatccatacaaaatattttgtagcaactcttttggttgaggcaaagaactggaaacaaaggtgGTGCCCCTCCATAcagagaatgactaaacaatttataatatatgaataatGAGATATTGTTGTGTTATAAAAAAGGGGGATGGTTttaaagaaacctggaaagattggTATGATATGATGAAGTGAGAAAAagcagaacaatttacacaaccACACAATTGTAAAGAAAATCTTGAAAGATGTAAGAATGTGGATCAATGAGATGATTAACTGGGATTCCATGCTGctcacctcctaaaagaggtAATGacttcaagatgcagaatgagacacaatgtgagaatttgttttgcataactattcGAATTTGTTATAAGGGCTTTGTTTATCTAGTTTTTCaaatggaggaggaggtgggggagagaaaaaaatgctttataattggacggaggttttttttaaaaaagaaaggtaggCTAATGCTAGAATTTAAAACATTCTAAATGCCAAGCTGagtactttgtattttattctagaggcaaaatGAAAACAACGAAGACTTGAGCTAAGGAATGATATAGTCAGATCTGTGcctcaggaagattattttgacagttgagtggaagATATAGAGGGGAACTTGGAAGtaagaagaccaattaggagataTTACCAGTTGAATAAAGCCTGAAGTAGAATGCATTGGTCACGTGAATTGAGAGCAGAGATGTGATTAAATGTCCTGATGTGAGAAATGTCCTGAAGACGCGATTGGACAACTGATTAGAAATAGTGAGTGAAAGAGAAGCTTGGGTCAGAGATGGCTCCAAAACTATGACTTGGATAACTGGGAGAATGATGGTGTCCTCAACAGAAAGTGGGAAGTTTAGAGGAGAAGCAAGTTTAGTGtctgggagaagaggaggagataaCATTTTGAAACTGAGTTGAGTTTGAGATTCCATTGTGAATCTAGATAGAGACACTATGTATAGACTTGGGTGGCATCTTGTAAAGTTGATAACTGAGAGTTACGGGAGTATGAGACAACTTTGGCAAAGAACAGGAATTTCTAGGGGCTGTGTGTGAAAGATcactagatttagagctggaaacagCCCTTGAAATCATCCAGTCAGAAAAGTCTAGAGAGTCTGAAtactagaaagaaaaatgaacccTTTGTCACTACTCTTTGCTCTAAATATTGTATCTAAGGATTTCCAAACTGTTTGATAGAAATGTATTCCCAAGCCACTAACCCCAGCTACCACTTAAGCCAGCCACACTCAGCCCCACCAGGGGCTCCAAACTATGGACAAAGACTCTTTTTTATAGACCTTTACCCACTATTCAGGACCAGTAACGAATCAGTTGCTCTTAGAAGTGCAGTGACCCTTCTGTGGCACTTCTATGCTTGTTTCTAATAGTACAAATCTTTGTTACTCCTTTTGTCCagtgagaaggaagaggggggaaggagggaggagagtatGTAAGGCATCCAGTACAGGAGCTGTGGTGAACATTCGGCTGAGGGCAGAGGACTAAGACATGTACCTAatggggctgctgctgctgctgctgccattgctGTTTCCACCACTCTCTCTCCAACAGGACCTCTCTGAGAGCAAGGTGGCCATGGGGAGGATGATCCTTCCTGCCCTGGAGAAAGCCACCTCATTCCTGGAGAAGAGATTCAGGGAGCTTAACCTGGATGGAGTGCTGGGATTCTGGGTACTGGAAGGTAGTGTGACTTCCTCTCTTCCATAGGATGACTAGCAACCAAGATGGTTTTTAGACTTCTTGACTGATCTGTTAATCTTAGGCAAAGGAAATTAGTTGAAGCAGAACTTTATGTTTTGGTAATTTAGGAagagtgcattttttttttctcatttggccTCTGACTTCGCCTTGCACCTCTTGGGTTTTTAGAAGTAAAAAGAATTATGTTAAgcactgaagaaaaatatttggaagcaTAGGTCCCTGAAAAATTCTATAGTCCAGCTTCCTAAACCAAAGCAAATAGTCTCCATggatcattttctcttctcttttactaATAAGGTAGGAGAAAATATTCGTGTTAATAGAGCTAAGTAAAAACATTTCTGTTAGTTCTGTGGGTCACCTCTGGACAAACTGTTCCTCAAACCTCAGTTCACATTGCATTGTATCCAAAGACACATTTAGAGGTTCTGGGAAAAATGGTTGaagtgtttgttttgctttggaaGAGGAGAGTATTCTGATGACAGTTTCCTGGAGAAAGACCAAGTCAAACAGAGGAAAAAGCCTGCCCTGGTGTGGGGCCAGTCATAACTCCTTAGACTAGTAATAACTCTCCTTAAGGAAGCAAACAACCTGGGCCTCAAGATCTTGGTTTGGGATTGTTTCCATTAGGCTTCTACCTACAAAAGTAATCCTCCCACTGGAGGTAATGGGAGCCCTTCTTAATCCTCCCATGCTGGCTGCCAGCTCAGCCCCCCAGGAAATGGAATTTGCAGTGCCAGAAAGTCCTAGGAGATGATGTTACTAGGGTTTGATGCAGGTTTACTTGTGTTCCTGTGGTCTGGATTTGGGCCATACTGtgtataatgattttttttccagcagGCTTTTCTCACCTACTATCTGAAACCCAAGAGATTATCAAAAAATGACCCTAGTATTGGGACTCTAGGATGAAAGGGAAAGTGTTCATCTCTAGTTCTTACTGACAAAGGTGGGAGGAtagcaggtattttttttttttactatattaatGACTAAGAGGAGATAGAAGAACAGTTGCAATGCTAGAAAATACCTGTCACCATTTTCTCTATTCATCTGCAATATAGAAAAACTATTTCAGATTCTGATTTTTTGTTAACATAGCCTCAGGCAGAATTTAGCTGAGCTCTTCTACTATGTCTACTTCATTCTTCAACTTTCTAGGGATCCAATCCTCCCCAAACTACAAAAATTCATATATGTGTTTCCCTTCCATGACTTTATTCATCCCCAGAACACCTCaatgaagagagaaggggacttAATCTTGAGGAAAATGGATAGAGTTCAGAAAGGGATTTGCCTTGAGCCATAGCAGAGAAAATTAGGGGCTGAGGTTACCTGGCTTCCAATTCCCCCAGTTTTTCCAATCCCACTTCCACCCACAAAGAGGGGTAGGGGAGTGCTATCTCCTTGTTGGTGGAAAGAACTAGAACAATGATAGTGGGATTTCAATAACCTCTGCCTACATAACACACAGGAATGAGATTCAGACACATTTTTCTGAATAAGGAGAGCCAAAGCACACCAATGGGGCAAGACTTGATTCCCAGGCCTGTCACGTTCCTTCACAGTACAACTAAATGGTGTCTTGGAGAAATGGGGCCAGGAGCCTGCCCTGAAGCCCCTGAGCCTGAGGGTAGAGAAGATAGTGAAGAAGCTGTTGCCACTCATCACCAGAGCCACAATCTATCTCAAGCTCAGTGACTCTAAGTACTTAGAAGGTAAATATTGTGCAAGTCAGAAGGTTTATTTGCTAGGGAAACTAATCTAATCTCCCTTGCTTGAATGATTCTGACAAACCTATGGGGTTGAATAGACAAATTGCCATCCAGCCTCCTTACAAAGTACACAGGAATTCAACTGAGAGGAATTAGCAGAAAGTTTCCCCTTTCACagtcccttctgattctaaaaaGTTCCCTGTGGCATTTCTAGGCCTCTCTACTTGGAGAAATGGCCCTGCAGTGGAAGCTTAGCCTTAAATGACATGTCATGTATGTCATCCTGTACAGATTCTCTAATTGTAGCTAGGTCTCAAAAGACTCCCTCACTTTCTAAACTAGAAGCACTTGTTTgttctttaaagaaaattaagtCCCATCCACCAGCAATGCCCTTCTTTGGGGTTTATTGTGAGCTTCTccaggactgttttttgcctttctttgtatactccatgcttatcacaatgccttacagtagtaggcacttaacaaatgttcatttgACTGACTGATAGTAGAGGGTCTCCACCTGTGGATGTGAATATATTTTCTGAATGATTTCAGCTGTGGTTCTCATGTGGCTACTGAGGGTCACAAGACCCTAGCCTTACATTTGTGAGGCACAAGAAATTTGGCATGGGTTATGTATGTCCACGGCATGAGTAAGATAGAAATCTGGGATCAGGGTTTATGTAAAATTGCTTTCTCTTACTGTTACTGGTCAATTTCCCTCTCACAGAATTTCAAGAGATTCTGCAGCCAGAGTTTTGGAATCTCCCTCATTCATGGAGTCACACAGACACCTCCATGATCTACTCTGACTTTGacaactcagattttttttcagaagattTAAGTGATACATGTATGACGCTCTTACTAGGAACCAAGTGAGTTTAACTGCCCTTTTTATTCTTCCCTGGATAGAAAAGTACCACTAACTGCCCCACTGATAATATACAACACTCCTCAGAGAAGCTTGTCCCATTTCTGTATGCTTTTGAAGCTCAAGGCCAGCTCTCCTAAAGGCAATAAAGACCTGTGCCAGCATGGCCAGGCCTACAGTTCCCCTGAACTTCGTTCATTGTTTTCTCCAAATAACAGCCTGGGACTGCTTGCTCCTCAGGAAGGAGGGCTTGCAGCCCTGCACTGTCAC from Notamacropus eugenii isolate mMacEug1 chromosome 1, mMacEug1.pri_v2, whole genome shotgun sequence includes these protein-coding regions:
- the LOC140504002 gene encoding UPF0764 protein C16orf89 homolog encodes the protein MYLMGLLLLLLPLLFPPLSLQQDLSESKVAMGRMILPALEKATSFLEKRFRELNLDGVLGFWVLEVQLNGVLEKWGQEPALKPLSLRVEKIVKKLLPLITRATIYLKLSDSKYLEEFQEILQPEFWNLPHSWSHTDTSMIYSDFDNSDFFSEDLSDTCMTLLLGTKKEGLQPCTVTDLCRGFMTKPGCIGYALSHQLLYFLFAKMKGCSDGLFLQSKYYMDILCANMMALNLKTEEDGFPFLDRDLFMENIMFCGLSGYSDFYKPRWLQAILTWQHPKEGCFGKPYDNRKQLPRVGEDEQQSLRRVKRREKGFSDGCSSHNTAVAVAALGGFLYHSAEHSPTIAKPH